Proteins co-encoded in one Catenulispora sp. EB89 genomic window:
- a CDS encoding MurR/RpiR family transcriptional regulator, translated as MSTGANRPSRGARGSGSGGVATVAAAASLLVGEAGPPPTVLVRIRALLPTLPPSERRVAEAAIADPAGVAAKTISELAADCDTSETTVIRFCRAVGLKGYPELRIGLAAAAGIEDAAAMTHTAGGDIGPGDSLADVVTKLGYADARAVEDTVAQLDLEVLERAVDAVVSAGAVDVYGIGASALIALDLHQKLHRIGHRAFAWPDAEAALTSAALLGRGDVAIGISHTGATPATVTALAEAHDNGARTIAITNFPRSPITDVADLVLTTAVRETTFRSGAMASRIAALTVVDCLFVGVAQRNFSRTTRALERTRSAVQGARGR; from the coding sequence ATGAGCACTGGCGCGAATCGGCCCTCCCGCGGCGCGCGCGGATCGGGCTCCGGCGGCGTGGCGACGGTCGCAGCCGCGGCTTCCCTGCTGGTCGGCGAGGCCGGGCCGCCGCCGACCGTGCTGGTGCGGATCAGGGCTCTGCTGCCGACGCTGCCGCCGTCGGAGCGGCGGGTCGCCGAGGCGGCGATCGCCGATCCGGCCGGCGTCGCGGCCAAGACGATCAGCGAGCTGGCCGCCGACTGCGACACCTCGGAGACCACGGTCATCCGCTTCTGCCGCGCGGTCGGCCTGAAGGGCTACCCGGAGCTGCGGATCGGCCTGGCCGCCGCGGCCGGCATCGAGGACGCCGCCGCCATGACGCACACCGCCGGCGGCGACATCGGGCCCGGCGACTCGCTGGCCGACGTGGTCACCAAGCTCGGCTACGCCGACGCGCGCGCGGTCGAGGACACGGTCGCGCAGCTGGACCTGGAGGTGCTGGAGCGCGCGGTGGACGCAGTGGTGTCGGCCGGGGCGGTGGACGTGTACGGGATCGGGGCCAGCGCGCTGATCGCGCTGGACCTGCACCAGAAGCTGCACCGCATCGGGCACCGCGCGTTCGCCTGGCCGGACGCCGAGGCGGCGCTGACGTCGGCGGCGCTGCTGGGGCGCGGCGACGTCGCGATCGGGATCTCGCACACCGGGGCCACACCGGCGACGGTCACGGCGTTGGCCGAGGCGCACGACAACGGCGCGCGCACGATCGCGATCACCAACTTCCCGCGCTCCCCGATCACGGACGTGGCGGACCTGGTGCTCACGACGGCGGTGCGGGAGACCACGTTCCGGTCGGGGGCCATGGCGAGCCGCATCGCGGCGCTGACGGTGGTGGACTGCCTGTTCGTCGGCGTGGCGCAGCGGAACTTCAGCCGGACGACGCGGGCTTTGGAGCGGACGCGGAGTGCGGTGCAGGGGGCTCGGGGGCGGTAG
- a CDS encoding GNAT family N-acetyltransferase, which yields MDVTVPGFTSADSTSVDFTLRGRLVGLRVLRESDLDSLVAWWSDPATLARQTSGPFVPKPAAEVAATFQAWCANIGSDVGLAVVELASGDLVGQVALFGATVKDRCATLAVMIGAPHQGRGLGTDAVRTIVDYGFTELGLHRIELNVNGDNPAAMAAYRKAGFVEEGRRREAMFRGGRWHDAVHMGMLAREHQAALRVEVFVADLDAFVDFYTRVLGFTLSDDRRATDSPYAAVALGTARIGAVRSWGDLELAVRSIPSGAELVLEVDDVETAHRRALESEWPIADGLTEQPWGLRDFRVFDPDGYYLRVTSR from the coding sequence ATGGATGTCACTGTGCCGGGCTTCACCTCGGCGGACTCCACTTCGGTGGACTTCACCTTGAGGGGCCGGCTGGTCGGGCTCCGGGTACTGCGGGAGTCGGACCTGGACTCGCTGGTCGCGTGGTGGTCGGACCCGGCGACCTTGGCCCGGCAGACCAGCGGGCCGTTCGTCCCCAAGCCCGCCGCCGAGGTCGCGGCGACGTTCCAGGCCTGGTGCGCCAACATCGGCAGCGACGTCGGCCTGGCCGTGGTGGAACTGGCGAGCGGCGACCTGGTCGGACAGGTGGCACTGTTCGGCGCGACGGTGAAGGACCGCTGCGCCACCCTCGCCGTGATGATCGGCGCCCCGCACCAGGGCCGCGGCCTGGGCACGGACGCGGTCCGGACGATCGTGGACTACGGCTTCACGGAGCTGGGCCTGCACCGCATCGAGCTGAACGTCAACGGCGACAACCCAGCAGCCATGGCGGCCTACCGCAAGGCCGGCTTCGTCGAGGAGGGCCGCCGCCGCGAAGCGATGTTCAGAGGCGGCCGCTGGCACGACGCCGTGCACATGGGGATGCTGGCCCGGGAGCACCAGGCGGCGCTGCGGGTGGAGGTGTTCGTGGCGGACCTGGACGCGTTCGTGGACTTCTACACGCGAGTGCTGGGCTTCACGCTGTCCGACGACCGCCGCGCGACGGACAGCCCTTACGCCGCCGTCGCGCTGGGCACGGCGCGCATCGGCGCGGTCCGCTCCTGGGGCGATCTGGAGCTGGCGGTGCGCAGCATCCCGTCGGGGGCGGAACTGGTGCTGGAGGTCGACGACGTCGAGACGGCGCACCGGCGCGCGCTGGAGAGCGAATGGCCGATCGCGGACGGGCTGACGGAGCAGCCTTGGGGGCTGCGGGACTTTCGGGTCTTCGATCCGGACGGGTACTACCTGCGGGTGACGAGCCGGTGA
- a CDS encoding N-acetylmuramic acid 6-phosphate etherase produces MSPLTPPTAERVAAPTEERNPATADIDAVPTVEVLRLLNAEDARVPAAVAAVLPALAEVVDETVRRLRAGGRVHYFGAGTSGRVAVMDAAELIPTFGLPPGVVVAHIAGGIQALTIPVEGAEDSAEGGAADAAEVTAADVVVGLTASGRAPYVGGALRAARAAGAFTALVSANPDAALASEADVHLGADTGPEAIAGSTRLKAATAQKLILNGLSTATMIALGHTYSNLMVDLAPTNTKLRGRVLTILTEATGLPEQTCATALTAADGELKTALVSLLGALAPTDARRALAAAGGQVRAALAASART; encoded by the coding sequence ATGAGCCCCCTCACCCCGCCCACCGCAGAGCGCGTGGCCGCGCCGACCGAGGAACGCAACCCGGCGACCGCGGACATCGACGCCGTGCCGACGGTGGAGGTGCTCAGGCTGCTGAACGCCGAGGACGCCCGGGTCCCGGCCGCGGTCGCCGCGGTCCTGCCGGCCCTGGCCGAGGTGGTGGACGAGACCGTGCGCCGGCTGCGCGCCGGAGGCCGCGTGCACTACTTCGGCGCCGGCACCTCCGGCCGCGTGGCGGTGATGGACGCCGCGGAACTGATCCCCACCTTCGGCCTGCCCCCCGGCGTGGTCGTGGCGCACATCGCCGGCGGCATCCAGGCCCTGACCATCCCGGTGGAGGGCGCCGAGGACTCGGCGGAGGGCGGCGCAGCGGACGCCGCGGAGGTCACCGCCGCCGACGTGGTGGTGGGACTGACGGCGAGCGGCCGCGCACCGTACGTCGGCGGCGCACTGCGCGCGGCCCGGGCAGCGGGGGCGTTCACGGCACTGGTGTCGGCGAACCCGGACGCGGCCCTCGCGTCAGAGGCGGACGTGCACCTCGGCGCCGACACCGGGCCGGAGGCCATCGCCGGGTCGACGCGGCTGAAGGCGGCCACCGCCCAGAAGCTGATCCTCAACGGCCTGTCCACCGCCACGATGATCGCCCTGGGCCACACCTACTCGAACCTGATGGTCGACCTGGCCCCCACGAACACCAAGCTCCGCGGCCGCGTCCTGACCATCCTCACGGAGGCCACCGGCCTCCCGGAGCAGACCTGCGCCACCGCCCTCACCGCCGCCGACGGCGAACTGAAGACGGCCCTGGTCAGCCTCCTCGGCGCCCTGGCGCCGACCGATGCGCGCCGCGCCCTGGCCGCCGCCGGCGGGCAGGTGCGGGCGGCGCTGGCGGCCTCCGCGCGGACCTGA
- a CDS encoding ABC transporter substrate-binding protein encodes MSRPKPLVAAIAVATIAATALSACSGSSAKKSNGGSGGGGTGGVFTSIDANNKITAGAPMNPFNAAPNMFLGYNQMQLGFTKNDPSDPNALLPGLAASWTASDAGLTIQLQPGAKWSDGTPVTVADIKTSLAIAYTQGTAGPVASAGGTVVAGSNFEVSDVKDLGGGKIEIDQQPGVKNLYFQRLVLTSTIVSDKVYGGQLPADIWTQIAAVQGTDQAAAGAAATKLAAEGKTIAAFAPAKDVSAGPFVETRVNPGEALLDRNQYFYAASKISPKQVILRSYSGNQQIWGYMNGGELDFAPYTSMPTNILNQVLGAGYTRVDAPSYVSASIAFNEKQAPYNLTPVRQALAYVIDRDAVTKVGEPVGGIAAPTTTGLVGSQSDSILSGDQKAALNPYKVDTAKAASLLQGAGFTKDGSGKWHLPNGQPWTITLQTVNGFSDWIAASTIIANELTQFGIPTTAAITADFATYQKEMAAGKYAVGWWLVALGPQTDKAYARIYGSADGYSVTGGQATHNDAAPTNWEHTPATYTVNGQSIDPGQLAAQLSVTPVSGQAPIVAQLAAATNQELPMIQIWNYTHVVFTLDKRFTNFPKTGQDALLANPPGVWMMQGYVQGK; translated from the coding sequence ATGTCCCGACCCAAACCACTGGTCGCGGCCATAGCCGTCGCGACGATAGCGGCCACCGCGCTGTCCGCGTGCTCCGGCTCCTCGGCGAAGAAATCCAACGGTGGGAGCGGCGGTGGCGGCACCGGCGGTGTCTTCACCAGCATCGACGCCAACAACAAGATCACCGCCGGCGCGCCGATGAACCCCTTCAACGCCGCGCCCAACATGTTCCTCGGCTACAACCAGATGCAGCTGGGCTTCACCAAGAACGACCCGTCCGACCCCAACGCCCTGCTGCCCGGCCTGGCCGCCAGCTGGACCGCCTCCGACGCCGGCCTGACCATCCAGCTCCAGCCCGGCGCCAAGTGGTCCGACGGGACCCCGGTCACCGTCGCCGACATCAAGACCTCGCTCGCCATCGCTTACACGCAGGGCACCGCGGGCCCAGTGGCCAGCGCCGGCGGCACCGTCGTGGCCGGCAGCAACTTCGAGGTGTCCGATGTCAAGGACCTCGGCGGCGGCAAGATCGAGATCGACCAGCAGCCCGGCGTGAAGAACCTGTACTTCCAGCGCCTGGTGCTCACCTCGACGATCGTGTCCGACAAGGTCTACGGCGGCCAGCTCCCGGCCGACATCTGGACCCAGATCGCCGCCGTCCAGGGCACCGACCAGGCCGCCGCCGGCGCCGCCGCCACCAAGCTGGCCGCCGAGGGCAAGACCATCGCCGCCTTCGCCCCGGCCAAGGACGTCTCGGCCGGCCCGTTCGTGGAGACCCGGGTCAACCCCGGCGAGGCGCTGCTGGACCGCAACCAGTACTTCTACGCCGCCAGCAAGATCTCGCCGAAGCAGGTCATCCTGCGCAGCTACTCCGGCAACCAGCAGATCTGGGGCTACATGAACGGCGGCGAGCTGGACTTCGCGCCGTACACCTCGATGCCCACCAACATCCTGAACCAGGTCCTGGGCGCCGGCTACACCCGCGTCGACGCCCCGAGCTACGTCAGCGCCTCGATCGCGTTCAATGAGAAGCAGGCCCCGTACAACCTCACCCCGGTCCGCCAGGCCCTGGCCTACGTCATCGACCGCGACGCGGTCACCAAGGTCGGCGAGCCGGTCGGCGGCATCGCCGCGCCGACCACCACCGGCCTGGTCGGCTCGCAGTCCGACTCGATCCTGTCCGGCGACCAGAAGGCCGCGCTGAACCCCTACAAGGTGGACACCGCCAAGGCCGCGTCCCTGCTGCAGGGCGCCGGCTTCACCAAGGACGGCTCCGGCAAGTGGCATCTGCCGAACGGCCAGCCGTGGACCATCACCCTGCAGACCGTCAACGGCTTCTCCGACTGGATCGCGGCCTCCACGATCATCGCCAACGAGCTCACCCAGTTCGGCATCCCGACCACCGCGGCCATCACCGCCGACTTCGCCACCTACCAGAAGGAGATGGCCGCCGGTAAGTACGCGGTCGGCTGGTGGCTGGTGGCCCTGGGCCCGCAGACCGACAAGGCCTACGCCCGCATCTACGGCTCCGCCGACGGCTACAGCGTCACCGGAGGCCAGGCCACGCACAACGACGCCGCGCCGACGAACTGGGAGCACACTCCGGCCACCTACACCGTCAACGGCCAGAGCATCGACCCCGGCCAGCTCGCCGCGCAGCTGTCGGTGACCCCGGTGTCCGGCCAGGCCCCGATCGTCGCACAGCTGGCCGCGGCCACCAACCAGGAACTGCCGATGATCCAGATCTGGAACTACACCCACGTGGTGTTCACCCTGGACAAGCGGTTCACGAACTTCCCGAAGACCGGGCAGGACGCCCTGCTGGCCAACCCGCCCGGGGTGTGGATGATGCAGGGCTACGTGCAGGGCAAGTAA
- a CDS encoding ABC transporter permease, which translates to MTGFARRLAGKLLTGLVMVWVVVTFTFFLVHALPGKPGDVQYEQYIMSGMSSEQASAKVQQVYGFTSHAPLLSQYGGYLGRLAHGDLGQSISYTGVPVTHLIWSALPWTVIPVLSGLLVSFLFGVVAGIVAAVKRSSRWGGLLTVSGSLVAGVPAFVLALLLLVVFHTEWNLLPDAGTSDIQYNPGWNVPYIGSVVQHAVLPVCAYALLSYGGWLLAMKSSVVSVLGDDFILASELRGIAPVTRARYIGRNAILPLFTVLALSFGVMFAGSFFIEDTFDYPGLGDLLLKSIGTRDYPVMAGAFLLITVSIIVANILADLCYTLIDPRVRR; encoded by the coding sequence ATGACGGGATTCGCCCGGCGACTGGCCGGCAAGCTCCTGACCGGGCTGGTGATGGTCTGGGTCGTGGTGACGTTCACGTTCTTCCTCGTGCACGCGCTGCCCGGCAAGCCCGGTGATGTGCAGTACGAGCAATACATCATGTCGGGGATGAGCTCGGAGCAGGCCTCGGCCAAGGTGCAGCAGGTCTACGGCTTCACCTCGCACGCCCCGCTGCTCTCGCAGTACGGCGGCTACCTCGGCCGGCTGGCGCACGGCGACCTGGGACAGTCGATCAGCTACACCGGCGTCCCGGTCACCCACCTGATCTGGTCGGCGCTGCCGTGGACCGTGATCCCGGTGCTGTCCGGGCTGCTGGTCAGCTTCCTGTTCGGGGTGGTCGCCGGCATCGTCGCCGCGGTCAAGCGGTCCAGCCGCTGGGGCGGTCTGCTGACCGTCTCCGGCTCGCTGGTCGCCGGCGTCCCCGCCTTCGTCCTGGCCCTGCTGCTCCTGGTGGTGTTCCACACGGAGTGGAACCTGCTGCCGGACGCCGGCACCAGCGACATCCAGTACAACCCGGGCTGGAACGTGCCGTACATCGGCTCGGTGGTGCAGCACGCGGTGCTGCCGGTGTGCGCGTACGCGCTGCTCAGTTACGGCGGCTGGCTGCTGGCGATGAAGTCCTCGGTGGTGTCAGTGCTCGGCGACGACTTCATCCTCGCCTCCGAGCTGCGCGGCATCGCCCCGGTCACCCGGGCCCGCTACATCGGCCGCAACGCGATCCTGCCGCTGTTCACCGTGCTGGCGCTGTCCTTCGGCGTGATGTTCGCAGGGTCCTTCTTCATCGAGGACACCTTCGACTATCCCGGGCTCGGCGACCTGCTCCTGAAGAGCATCGGCACCCGCGACTACCCGGTGATGGCCGGGGCGTTCCTGCTGATCACGGTGTCCATCATCGTCGCGAACATCCTCGCGGACCTGTGCTACACCCTGATCGACCCGAGAGTGAGGCGCTGA
- a CDS encoding ABC transporter permease, giving the protein MAVTANLAPTGIRAGRRRPALTAFRKAVTRKPGRLIGLIIIVFFVLMGICGPWFYGRLAVDPNALYAGPSAKHWLGTDFAGSDVLQEVVTGARYVLATAALSAFFTSLFGVTVGLVAGYQRGLTDSVLMRLTDFVLTIPGLPLLIILSTVWSFGSPWEMGLVLGVTGWGGVARAVRSQALSLRERGFLEAARGLGLSRRHIIFKEMLPNIAPYATMQLMLSMIAFVGAEVGLFFLGLVPFSSTNWGVMLNQAVFSGGAMETPSALIYLLAPLICILLLTLGIVLFLDAIDELFNPRLRERV; this is encoded by the coding sequence ATGGCCGTGACCGCGAACCTCGCCCCGACCGGCATCAGAGCGGGCCGCCGCCGCCCGGCGCTGACCGCCTTCCGCAAGGCCGTCACCCGCAAGCCCGGCCGGCTGATCGGCCTGATCATCATCGTGTTCTTCGTCCTGATGGGGATCTGCGGGCCCTGGTTCTACGGCCGGCTGGCCGTCGACCCGAACGCGCTGTACGCCGGGCCCAGCGCCAAGCACTGGCTGGGCACCGACTTCGCCGGCTCCGACGTGCTGCAGGAGGTGGTGACCGGGGCGCGCTACGTGCTGGCCACCGCGGCCCTGTCGGCGTTCTTCACCAGCCTGTTCGGCGTCACCGTCGGCCTGGTCGCCGGCTACCAGCGCGGCCTGACCGACAGTGTCCTGATGCGCCTGACGGACTTCGTCCTGACCATCCCGGGCCTGCCGCTGTTGATCATCCTGTCCACGGTGTGGAGCTTCGGCAGCCCCTGGGAGATGGGCCTGGTGCTGGGCGTCACCGGCTGGGGCGGCGTGGCCCGCGCCGTGCGCTCGCAGGCGCTGTCGCTGCGCGAGCGCGGCTTCCTGGAGGCGGCGCGCGGGCTGGGCCTGTCCCGGCGGCACATCATCTTCAAGGAGATGCTGCCGAACATCGCGCCCTACGCCACCATGCAGCTGATGCTGTCGATGATCGCCTTCGTCGGCGCCGAGGTCGGCCTGTTCTTCCTGGGCCTGGTGCCGTTCTCCAGCACCAACTGGGGCGTGATGCTGAACCAGGCGGTGTTCTCCGGCGGGGCGATGGAGACCCCGTCGGCGCTGATCTACCTGCTGGCGCCGCTGATCTGCATCCTGCTGCTGACGCTGGGGATCGTGCTCTTCCTGGACGCCATCGACGAACTGTTCAACCCGCGGCTGAGGGAGCGCGTGTGA
- a CDS encoding ABC transporter ATP-binding protein, translating to MSEVQVRGLTVEYQTSAGWLPAVADASLDLRAGEITGLVGESGSGKSTLALSLLNAVPAPGRIAAGTIEVAGVGDLTRLGGKQLRKARGGAIGYVFQASQNSLNPLKTIGKQLLDLGRSHEVSDLRGLIARALDLANRMGLDGKRVLDSYQHELSGGMRQRIGIVFALVLNAKVLILDEPTTALDMLSQASVLEIVRKVHDENQLSTLIITHDIGAISEIADRLAVMYGGRIVEDGPLLDVLRRPTHPYTKALIGATARITGDIDAARALPGRPPDLTTVARVGCVFRDRCPFALAVCAEVEPPLAAWKVGAEEQIGRRRACHVDPSTVLSGTPGTPAAVGEPA from the coding sequence GTGAGCGAGGTACAAGTACGCGGCCTGACGGTCGAGTACCAGACGTCCGCCGGCTGGCTGCCGGCGGTGGCCGACGCCTCCCTGGACCTTCGGGCCGGCGAGATCACCGGCCTGGTCGGCGAGTCCGGCTCCGGCAAGTCCACGCTGGCGCTGTCGCTGCTGAACGCGGTGCCGGCGCCCGGACGGATCGCCGCCGGCACGATCGAGGTGGCCGGCGTCGGGGATCTCACGCGGCTCGGCGGCAAGCAGCTGCGCAAGGCGCGCGGCGGGGCCATCGGCTACGTGTTCCAGGCATCGCAGAACTCGTTGAACCCGTTGAAGACCATCGGCAAGCAGCTACTGGACCTCGGGCGCTCGCATGAGGTCTCCGACCTGCGTGGGCTGATCGCGCGAGCCCTGGACCTGGCCAACCGGATGGGCCTGGACGGCAAGCGGGTGCTGGATTCCTACCAGCACGAGCTCTCCGGCGGCATGCGCCAGCGCATCGGCATCGTCTTCGCCCTGGTGCTCAATGCCAAGGTGCTGATTCTCGACGAGCCGACGACCGCGCTGGACATGCTCTCGCAGGCCTCGGTGCTGGAGATCGTGCGCAAGGTGCACGACGAGAACCAGCTCAGCACCCTGATCATCACGCACGACATCGGTGCGATCTCCGAGATCGCCGACCGGCTGGCCGTGATGTACGGCGGCCGGATCGTGGAGGACGGCCCGCTCCTGGACGTGCTGCGCCGACCTACGCACCCTTATACCAAGGCTCTGATAGGCGCCACCGCGCGCATCACCGGCGACATCGACGCCGCCCGCGCGCTGCCCGGCCGGCCGCCGGACCTGACCACCGTGGCCCGCGTCGGCTGCGTCTTCCGGGACCGCTGCCCGTTCGCGCTCGCGGTCTGCGCCGAGGTCGAGCCGCCGCTGGCGGCCTGGAAGGTGGGGGCCGAGGAACAGATCGGGCGCCGGCGCGCGTGCCACGTCGACCCGTCCACCGTGCTCTCCGGGACGCCCGGGACACCCGCCGCCGTGGGAGAACCGGCATGA
- a CDS encoding ABC transporter ATP-binding protein, which translates to MIEARGITRTYQTHSAFTGARTVHALRGVDFTLPDGGAVSFIGESGCGKTTLGKILTGLETFDGGELVVDGVELSGLKPHQRAKYFRRIQMIHQDPYSALNPTRTIASILGDPLRMRAKETGADAGTRRDRAAELLTLVGLEPDAVLPKYPHQLSGGQRQRVVVARALTVDPKVLIADEAVSMIDVSMRLGILGLLRDLRARLGISLVFITHDVATARYVGDDGELHVIYRGEVVERGLTDEVILAPVHPYTQCLLSAVPIMRGLEEPGPDRTAPTAALDERAVTPGCLFQPRCPFAQDQCAEKHPVLVPLGDRDGAVADEESDHLHACFYPEARRVVGVEAGAASA; encoded by the coding sequence ATGATCGAGGCGCGCGGGATCACCCGCACCTACCAGACGCACAGCGCCTTCACCGGCGCCCGGACCGTGCACGCGCTGCGCGGTGTCGACTTCACGCTGCCGGACGGCGGCGCGGTGTCGTTCATCGGGGAGTCCGGCTGCGGCAAGACGACGCTGGGGAAGATCCTCACCGGCTTGGAGACGTTCGACGGCGGCGAGCTGGTCGTCGACGGCGTGGAGCTGTCCGGGCTCAAGCCGCACCAGCGGGCGAAGTACTTCCGCCGGATCCAGATGATCCATCAGGACCCTTATTCGGCGCTGAATCCGACGCGCACGATCGCCTCGATTCTCGGCGATCCGTTGCGGATGCGCGCGAAGGAGACCGGCGCAGACGCCGGGACCCGGCGCGATCGGGCCGCGGAGCTGCTGACGCTGGTCGGCCTGGAGCCCGACGCTGTGCTGCCGAAGTACCCGCACCAGCTCTCCGGCGGGCAGCGGCAGCGCGTGGTCGTCGCGCGGGCGTTGACCGTGGATCCGAAGGTGCTGATCGCCGACGAGGCGGTGTCGATGATCGACGTGTCGATGCGGCTGGGGATCCTGGGCCTGCTGCGCGATCTGCGGGCGCGGCTGGGGATCTCGCTGGTGTTCATCACGCATGACGTGGCCACCGCACGGTATGTCGGCGACGACGGCGAGCTGCACGTGATCTACCGCGGCGAGGTCGTCGAGCGCGGGCTCACCGACGAGGTGATCCTGGCGCCGGTGCATCCGTACACGCAGTGCCTGCTGTCGGCGGTGCCGATCATGCGAGGGCTGGAGGAGCCGGGGCCGGATCGGACGGCGCCGACGGCGGCTTTGGACGAGCGGGCGGTGACGCCGGGGTGTCTGTTCCAGCCGCGGTGTCCGTTCGCTCAGGATCAGTGTGCTGAGAAGCACCCGGTGTTGGTGCCGCTCGGGGACCGGGACGGGGCCGTCGCAGACGAAGAATCCGATCATCTGCACGCCTGCTTCTACCCGGAGGCACGCCGGGTGGTCGGCGTCGAGGCCGGGGCCGCGAGCGCGTGA